The proteins below are encoded in one region of Holophagaceae bacterium:
- the rpmE gene encoding 50S ribosomal protein L31 — protein sequence MKTSIHPELHDVKVHCQCGNEFMTRSTKKEMRVEICSACHPFYTGKQKNMDTAGRVERFNRKYAKKAEAPAAVEASEGAAAPSEN from the coding sequence ATGAAAACCAGCATTCATCCCGAACTGCACGATGTGAAGGTTCACTGCCAGTGCGGCAACGAGTTCATGACCCGTTCGACCAAGAAGGAGATGCGCGTGGAAATCTGCTCCGCCTGCCACCCCTTCTACACGGGCAAGCAGAAGAACATGGACACCGCCGGCCGCGTGGAACGCTTCAACCGCAAGTACGCCAAGAAGGCCGAAGCCCCGGCTGCTGTGGAGGCTTCCGAAGGTGCCGCCGCTCCCTCTGAAAATTAG
- the prfA gene encoding peptide chain release factor 1, with the protein MKNRLESLESKFLEVEAQLQDPAFVSDAKKLRELAKLRAELEPVVGAWRAQASHQRQLEQAEAIVNDKAMDPELREMAAMEITELKDSLEQGESVLRKLLIPKDPKDEKNVILEVRAGTGGEEAALFAAEIFRMYTRFAERRGFKVTVMDQSEADAGGLKEAIAEIQGEGAYSLFRFESGVHRVQRVPKTETQGRIHTSACTVAVMPEAEDVEIEIHQKDLRIDTFCSGGKGGQSVNTTYSAVRLTHLPTNTVVQCQDERSQIKNMAKAMTVLRSRLLQKAQDEADAANSAMRKSQVGGGDRSEKIRTYNFPQGRVTDHRIGLTLHQLDAFMQGQIEPVIEPLRSAFEAERLQQLGV; encoded by the coding sequence ATGAAAAACCGACTCGAATCCCTGGAATCCAAATTCTTGGAAGTGGAGGCGCAGCTCCAGGACCCCGCATTCGTTTCGGATGCCAAGAAATTGCGGGAATTGGCGAAGCTGCGCGCCGAGCTGGAGCCGGTGGTCGGAGCCTGGAGGGCCCAGGCCAGCCACCAGAGACAACTGGAGCAGGCGGAGGCCATCGTCAATGACAAGGCGATGGATCCGGAGCTGCGCGAGATGGCCGCCATGGAGATCACGGAGCTGAAGGACTCCCTGGAGCAAGGTGAATCGGTATTGCGGAAGCTCTTGATTCCCAAAGATCCCAAGGATGAGAAGAACGTGATCCTCGAAGTCCGCGCAGGCACCGGCGGCGAGGAAGCGGCGCTCTTCGCGGCGGAAATCTTCCGCATGTACACCCGCTTCGCGGAGCGCCGGGGATTCAAAGTCACGGTGATGGACCAGAGCGAGGCGGATGCGGGGGGGCTCAAGGAGGCCATCGCCGAGATCCAGGGGGAAGGCGCCTACTCCCTGTTCCGTTTCGAGAGCGGCGTCCACAGGGTCCAGCGCGTGCCCAAGACCGAAACCCAGGGGCGGATCCACACGTCGGCCTGCACGGTCGCGGTGATGCCCGAGGCCGAAGACGTGGAAATCGAAATCCACCAAAAAGACCTGCGCATCGATACATTCTGCTCGGGCGGAAAAGGGGGCCAGAGCGTGAACACCACTTACTCCGCAGTGCGCCTCACGCACCTTCCGACCAATACGGTAGTGCAATGCCAGGATGAGCGCAGCCAGATCAAGAACATGGCCAAGGCCATGACGGTGCTGCGCTCGAGGCTGCTCCAGAAAGCCCAGGATGAAGCCGACGCCGCCAACTCAGCCATGCGGAAGAGCCAGGTCGGAGGTGGCGACCGCAGCGAAAAAATCCGCACCTACAACTTCCCCCAGGGCCGTGTGACCGACCATCGCATCGGCCTCACCCTGCATCAGCTCGACGCCTTCATGCAGGGCCAGATCGAACCCGTCATCGAGCCCCTCCGCTCCGCGTTTGAAGCGGAACGCCTCCAGCAGCTCGGGGTCTGA